In Juglans regia cultivar Chandler chromosome 5, Walnut 2.0, whole genome shotgun sequence, the following are encoded in one genomic region:
- the LOC108983970 gene encoding uncharacterized protein LOC108983970 — translation MWVGEKKCAKIIENVWKSDNGVSCNMEGVMRLIKGCGEQLAWWNKTSFGHIKRELDSARHNLESILATDGAQYDPVGLFKARENMQLWLEQEEMMWRQRSCVKWLHEGDQNTHFFHSQANMRLKRNWIKCLRNEQGAWVEGAQRNDMIVEFFQHHFLTYGLSGQNGVLDSVERRITEDMNQQLTKPYVVEEVKMALQQMHPTKAPGPDGMSPLFF, via the coding sequence ATGTGGGTAGGGGAGAAAAAATGCGCTAAGATTATTGAGAATGTTTGGAAGTCTGATAATGGTGTTAGTTGTAATATGGAGGGTGTAATGAGACTCATTAAAGGGTGTGGTGAGCAGTTGGCTTGGTGGAACAAAACTTCTTTTGGACATATAAAAAGAGAGCTTGATTCTGCTAGACATAACCTTGAAAGCATCCTAGCTACAGATGGTGCGCAATATGACCCTGTTGGTTTATTTAAAGCCCGAGAGAATATGCAATTATGGCTTGAGCAGGAGGAAATGATGTGGCGACAACGCTCTTGTGTGAAATGGTTACATGAAGGGGATCAAAATACTCATTTCTTTCACTCCCAAGCTAATATGCGCCTGAAGAGAAACTGGATAAAATGTCTCAGAAATGAGCAAGGCGCTTGGGTAGAAGGAGCACAAAGGAACGATATGATTGTTGAATTTTTCCAGCATCATTTTTTGACATATGGTTTGAGCGGACAGAATGGTGTTTTAGACTCTGTGGAGAGGAGAATAACAGAGGATATGAACCAGCAACTCACAAAGCCTTACGTAGTCGAGGAGGTGAAGATGGCACTTCAACAAATGCACCCAACCAAGGCCCCCGGACCTGACGGTATGTCTCCACTCtttttctga
- the LOC108983971 gene encoding uncharacterized protein LOC108983971 has translation MVMEKLVIDPMAVVNHALFLHRVFMQLQISSENERQQICRWKPPSSSFLKLNVDGAVFADGNKAGVGLVLRDENGKVVWAATKAEDAVDAPVTIELIAVLRGLQLCQPLGIPNLVVETDCLSLVQELQGTQESFSPNGNLIKDAKELMRHFPELQVQHVYRDGNRVAHNLARFAWIIDDIIMWWDSVPGFVDHALWFDQAAMY, from the coding sequence ATGGTTATGGAGAAACTTGTGATAGACCCTATGGCAGTAGTGAATCATGCGCTATTCCTTCATAGAGTTTTTATGCAACTGCAGATTTCCAGTGAAAATGAGAGGCAACAAATCTGTAGATGGAAACCACCTTCATCAAGTTTCTTGAAATTAAATGTAGATGGTGCTGTTTTTGCAGATGGCAATAAAGCTGGTGTTGGTTTGGTTTTGAGAGATGAAAATGGTAAAGTGGTCTGGGCGGCGACTAAAGCTGAAGATGCTGTGGATGCACCCGTTACTATTGAACTGATTGCTGTGTTAAGAGGTTTACAACTGTGTCAACCACTCGGTATTCCAAATCTGGTGGTAGAAACAGACTGCTTATCTTTGGTTCAAGAGCTACAAGGTACTCAAGAGTCTTTTTCTCCAAACGGAAATCTAATCAAGGATGCAAAGGAATTGATGAGGCATTTTCCAGAACTGCAAGTTCAACATGTTTATAGGGATGGTAATAGGGTAGCTCATAATTTGGCACGTTTTGCTTGGATTATTGATGATATTATTATGTGGTGGGACTCTGTCCCAGGTTTTGTAGATCATGCCCTTTGGTTTGATCAAGCTGCTATGTATTGA
- the LOC108982314 gene encoding mediator of DNA damage checkpoint protein 1-like has protein sequence MDPNSTPFPGKSQPLKPETSRKSSVVPNTVANALPISRQRRVFGTVRNGNLLAKTATQKPIIKPSSDFAEKPPKSTQNTPKPMRSAAVDKKSPAIIKPSSEFAEKQPKSTQITPQPAETAAVEEKSPATIKPSAGFGEKQPESTQDSTQPAGTDAVAKKSPTIVKTSSGFEEKQPISTQNTTQPADTAAVEKKSPAINKTSSGFAEKQPESTQNTPQPAETAAVKKKSPAIIKSSSGFVEKQPKSTQNSPQLAGTAAVEKKSSAIIKTSSGFAEKQPNSTQNTPQPAETAAVEKKSPEKARPRLKKKIVSFPDHVEEKTANTVEAENAVAPRTPVASASLTRLKIPGTPYHSAENCSKCRFDRLETSSYWLNQIKLSESVGKHFVSAAFFRLAFESKAEPLRNLRVELKRYLARHGCLSEQTEWRVVSDSYGLSKHGSNTGGVDSGMEQYGMSGTSETSGDRDDMQGQTDQGIRS, from the exons ATGGATCCCAATTCGACCCCATTTCCAG GCAAATCTCAACCTTTAAAACCGGAAACTAGCAGGAAAAGTTCTGTAGTTCCAAACACTGTTGCCAATGCACTTCCAATTTCCAG GCAGAGGAGGGTGTTTGGAACGGTCCGCAATGGAAACTTATTGGCAAAAACTGCAACCCAGAAACCTATTATCAAACCCTCAAGTGATTTCGCTGAAAAGCCACCTAAATCGACCCAAAACACTCCGAAACCTATGCGTTCTGCCGCGGTAGACAAGAAGTCCCCTGCCATTATCAAACCCTCAAGTGAATTCGCCGAAAAGCAACCTAAATCGACCCAAATCACTCCGCAACCTGCGGAAACTGCCGCGGTAGAGGAGAAGTCCCCTGCCACTATCAAACCCTCCGCTGGTTTCGGTGAAAAGCAACCTGAATCGACCCAAGACTCTACGCAACCTGCGGGTACTGACGCAGTGGCTAAGAAGTCCCCTACCATTGTCAAAACCTCAAGTGGTTTCGAGGAAAAGCAACCTATATCGACCCAGAACACTACGCAACCTGCGGACACTGCAGCGGTGGAGAAGAAGTCTCCTGCCATTAACAAAACCTCAAGTGGTTTCGCTGAAAAGCAACCTGAATCGACCCAAAACACTCCGCAACCTGCGGAAACTGCCGCGGTGAAGAAGAAGTCCCCTGCCATTATCAAATCCTCAAGTGGTTTCGTTGAAAAGCAACCTAAATCGACCCAAAACAGTCCGCAACTGGCGGGCACTGCCGCAGTGGAGAAGAAATCATCTGCCATTATTAAAACCTCAAGTGGTTTCGCTGAAAAACAACCTAATTCGACCCAAAACACTCCGCAACCTGCGGAAACTGCCGCGGTGGAGAAGAAATCTCCGGAAAAGGCAAGACCcagattgaagaagaagatcgttTCTTTTCCAGACCACGTTGAAGAAAAAACCGCAAACACTGTGGAGGCAGAAAACGCTGTTGCGCCGCGGACTCCGGTGGCGTCGGCTTCTTTAACTAGGCTAAAAATCCCAGGCACGCCGTACCACAGTGCTGAGAATTGCAGCAAGTGCCGATTCGATAGGCTGGAAACTTCGTCCTACTGGCTTAATCAGATCAAGTTGTCGGAGTCCGTCGGGAAGCATTTCGTGTCGGCTGCTTTCTTTCGCCTTGCCTTTGAATCCAAAGCCGAG CCTTTGAGGAACCTCCGTGTTGAGCTGAAGAGGTATTTGGCACGCCATGGGTGCCTATCTGAGCAGACAGAGTGGAGAGTAGTTTCTGATAGCTATGGATTATCCAAGCATGGAAGCAACACAGGAGGGGTGGATTCGGGTATGGAACAATACGGGATGTCCGGCACCTCCGAGACAAGTGGTGATCGAGATGACATGCAGGGACAGACAGATCAAGGAATACGTTCTTGA